In Segatella copri, the DNA window GGCTTTCAGCGTATATCCAGACAAGGCCGATGTCAACCTGTTCTTCACCACAGTAAAGCAAGGAGACGAGGAGCTTTCAGACACTATGCGTCAGGACATGGCACAGAAATACTACATGGAAGCTTCCAATAAGCCGGAAATGAAAGTTGACCTCTTCAAGAGCAACGTTCCTGCCGAAGAGGTGGACAAAATCCAACGTGTCAACATCTTCAAGACCAAAGAGACGGACAATCAGCCGAGTGTCATCCTCTGTATGCCTACAGTGAATGGTGAAAAGCTCAAACCTCGTGAGATCTCACCATCCCAGTGGCAACGTATGTGGCTCGCCGAGAACATGCAGGATTACAAGAAACACCTTGCTGCCAGTCTTTTTGCCGATGTACTGCGCAAAGACCGGACCGATGCGGTAGCTGTAGGCACTGAAAAATCGGAGCAGGAAGCCCAGAGCAATGAGGTAAAGCAGAACACCGCTCAGCAAGAGGAAGACAAGGCTACGGAGGAACAGAAAGAGGAAACTCCAGAAAAGAAAGAGCAGAAGGAAGAAAAGGCAAAGGAAGAGAAGACGAAGGCTGAGACAAAGGCTGCCGTTGTAGCAATGACTCCGATGTTAAAGCAATTCTACGAGCTAAAAGGCAAACATCCTGATGCAGTGTTACTTTTCCGTTGTGGAGACTTCTACGAGACCTATAGCCAGGATGCAGAGAAAGCTTCAAAGATCCTGGGCATCACGCTTACCAAGAGTTCCCATACCAAGGATGCTGACGGCAAACCTTTGACCATGGCAGGTTTCCCATATCATGCTCTCGACACCTATCTGCCGAAACTCATCCGTGCAGGAGAACGGGTTGCCATCTGCGACCAGTTGGAAGCCCCCAAACGTGCCACTGAGGAAATTTCTCCCTCCAAGGTAGAGACTCCTCAGCAGGAACAGAACAATTCATCAGGAATACACAGATAACATGTAATCATCATGTCAAGGAATCAAGAATATGTAGAACAATATGCATCGTATGCCATGGAGCAGATGCGCCGATATGGCATACCTGCTTCTGTAACCCTTGCACAAGGCATCTGCGAGAGTGCAAGCGGACAGAGCGAGTTATCCCGAAAGGGAAACAATCATTTCGGCATCAAGGCTACTTCCGGTTGGGTTCAGAACGGAGGCAAGTACCTTGTATATACCGATGACCGTCCCAACGAGAAGTTCTGTCAATATGCTTCTGTTGGCGACTCATACGAGCATCATTCCCAGTTTCTGAAAGGAAACAAGAGATACAGCTCGCTCTTCAAGCTATCCCCTGATGACTACAAGGGATGGACAAACGGACTGCAGAACTCCGGCTATGCCTCCAACAAGAAGTACGCTTCAAGTCTTCAGAGCATCATCGAGAAGAACAACCTGCAGAAGTATGACCAGATGGTCATGAAGGAGATGAAAGCGCAAGGAAAATCATTCGGTACCGAAACCAATCCTCGTCAGCAAGGAGAACAAAACAGCCAGAAGACGAGAGTTTCAAAGCCTGCGGAGAGTGAAAAGTATTCCTATCCCTTGAAGAGAAACGAGTTTATGCTCGTCACATCACCCTTCGGAATGAGGAAAGATCCGCTCAATCCGGCCAACACGCAAATGCACAAGGGCATCGACATTCAAGCCAAGCATGACTATGTACTGGCTACGGAAGATAAGGGTAAGGTCACTCGGGTCAACAACAATCCGAATACTGCAGGTGGACTGTCTGTAACTGTAGAATACAACAGAAATAACGGCAGCAAGTATCAATGTACCTACATGCACCTGAGCAGCATTGCCGTAAAGACAGGCGACACTGTAAATGCCGGTCAGCGATTGGGCGTGACTGGCAATACGGGAACCAGAACCACTGGTGAGCATCTGCATTTTGGGGTGAAAAGCATCTCTGCGGATGGCAAGGCACGGGATATAGACCCAGCGGCATATCTTGCAGAAATCTCTCAAAAGGGAAACATCCAGTTGCAGACTCTCCACAACGGCAAGGACATCACCGCTCAGTACAAGGTTAGCAATCCTGCCTCACAAGGCGAAGTGACTGACACGGCACAAAGTCCTGAAGACTGGATGAAGAAACTTCTGTCATCAGAGGACAGCGGAGTGAAAATGCCAGGCGATGACCCTGTCATTGAGATGGCTATGACCATGTTCACCTCTCTCATGGCACTTGCCCTGCAGATAGACAACAAGAGCGAAGAAGAGAAAATGCAGACTGTGACCGACTCGGTTGTCAGCAAGAGCATCGACCTCTCCTCGCTCCTTCCCTCTTATAAAGCCTGCTCCGTGAACATTCAGGATGGTAAGCCTTATCTCCATGTAAATAACGGAACCGTCCAGTTTACAAGAGAAATGACCCAGGCAGAAATGACAAAGCTCCAGCAGACGCTCGGCAATGCCAATCTGAGCGATGAAGACAAGCGAAGAGGTGTTGCCTCTATCATACAGGCTGCAACCGTATCTCAGCAGATGTCACAGAACTACCAGAAAGGCGTTGACAATCAGCAGGACAAACAGGAATCTGTTCAAATTAAATAATGAAGTAAAACAATAAGCCAAGTTTATTATGATTAAATGTAATGTAACCGTATGCGGCACGGTATGTCGCCAGGCACATATGCGTGCCAACAAGGAAGGTAAGCAGTTTATCTCTTTCGGAATCAGCGTAGTGGTTCAAGCCAAGACCGGTATCAACAAGACTGTAGAAATCAGCGTAGCCAAGGATGGTGACAACCAGGCAGAACTGGTCAACTATCCAGTAGGTTCCCGTATCGAGGTGGCTGGAGTTCTCCAATTCCATAAGAAAGGCGATGCGCTTTACCTCAATCTCTCGGCTTCGGGAGTGAATACCTTCAATGCAGGAAGCCAGGACGCAATCATCGGCACCATGGAGTTCCGAGGAACCATCGGCAAGCAGGTTGAGGTGAAGACCGACAAGAAAGGCAAGCCTTATACCCTATTCTCTGCCTACAGCAGCGAGAAGGATGGTGACAGCTATGCCTACACCTGGATTCGTTTCATGCAGTTTGACACCACAAAGGCCGACTGGGTACAGGCTAAGGCTGGCATCAATGCCAAGGGTGATCTGCAGGTGGGAGCCTACAACGACCGCCTCGACCTCACTTGCCGTGTCACAGAGCTTACTCCATGGGAAAAGAAAGCATCATCCACCAACCAATAAGGAATGAGTATGGCTGATTACAAGAAATATAATACTGATGGCCGTAGCAGTGAAGACCGGGCTTTGGACAAGTTTGCCGAGATGATGATTGAGAAGATCAACACCTTGCAGAACGACTGGAAGAAGCCTTGGTTCACTGAAGGTTCACTGACATGGCCGAAGAACCTGTCTGGGCGTGAGTATAACGGCATGAATGCCCTGATGCTCATCATGCACTGTGAGAAGCAGGGATATAAGTTGCCTGTGTTCTGCACCTTCGACAGAGTGGCCGGTCTGAACTTCAATAAGGACAAGCAAGGAAGAAGACAGCAGGTTAAGGACAACAACGGCGAAGCTTTGCCTCAGGTGACAATCCTCAAAGGCGAGAAGAGTTTCCCTGTTTTCATCACGACTTTCACCGTTGTGAACAAGGAAACAAGGGAAAAAATCAAATACGATGATTACCGTCTGATGTCCGAAGAGCGACGCAAGGAGTATAACGTATATCCTAAATTGCAGGTTTACAATGTGTTTAATGTGGCGCAGACCAACTTGCAGGAGGCTCGTCCGGAACTCTATAAGAAGCTGGAGGCAGCTGCAGGAGTAAACAGACCTTTGAATCAGGGTGATGACTTCTCTTTCCCTGCCATGGATAAGATGATCAAGGAAAACGGATGGATCTGTTCTATCAAGCCTGTCTATGGCGACAATGCCTACTACAGCATTTCGAAGAATGAGATTGTCATTCCTGAGAAACGCCAGTTCAAGGATGGAGAGTCCTTCTACACCAATCTCGGACATGAGATGGCTCACTCTACGGGGGCAGAGAACCATTTGGGCAGATTGAAGCCTGCATCTTTCGGAAGCGCAGAATATGCCCGTGAGGAACTTGTTGCCGAACTGAGTGCCGCTCTGGTGGCCCAGCGTTTCGGTATGACCAAGCACCTGAAGGAAGACAGTGCCAGTTATCTGAAAAACTGGCTAGATAGCTTGAAGGAATCGCCTGAGTTCATCAAGACTACGCTTACCGATGTAAAGAAGGCTTCTCACATGATCAACCAACATATCGATGCCATGCAGCTGAAAATAGACCAAGAACAAAGTCAAGAGGCTGAGCAAAAGCAAGAGAAAGCTCCAACGATGTATTACGCTTCAGTGGCGTATCTCCAGACTACCGATGCTACAGACCGTCTCGACAAGTTCAAAAATGACGGCAACTACGATGCACTCCTTACTAAGGCTAAGGAATACGACCAGGGTGATGCTCCTGACCTCTCCAAAATCAATCTCTCACCAACTAAATACCGTGGCGATGACATTCTTATAGAGGATGAACATTATGCTGTAGTATATAATCCAACAGTAGGAGGTACATACGATGTGATGCGTAAGGTAAGCGCTGAGGAAATCAAGGATAACATCATCCGCTATGGTCTCCCTGAGGATGCTACAGACGACGTGAAGGAAGTTGCCAAACAAATGGAAAAAGAAGAGGTTGTTGCTCAGGAAGAAGAGCCGCACTACCATCGAGGACGATAATTTATCCCATTCAATTAAAGACAGTCACTATGTTGGCTGTCTTTTTTATGCAATAAATACTTTCATGGTCATTTTGAGTGCAAGCGTAAAGTTTCATAATGAAAATTAAATCGTCGGTCATGACCGACGATTTAAGTGATCAATACATTTCTTTGAATCAAAAGACTCAGATTCTCCATGACTCACATACCCAAGCTGATTCGAAACACATTGAGTATTTCCTATTATCCTGTCTATGTTACGATGAGAATGACCATAAATCCAATAATCTATTCGGCTATAAGCAATGAAGTTCCCCAGCTCTGCTGTGAAAGCACCGTTTATCGGACTTCCCTTGAAATCCGGAGACACCAGTTGAAATGATGGAACATGATGCGTTGCCACAACAATATGCTTTGCCTGGCTCTCACTAACAGCCTTTTCGATGAAAGCACGGCACTTAGCATGCTCTTGATTAAACCGTTCACTATTTATCACAACGCC includes these proteins:
- a CDS encoding zincin-like metallopeptidase domain-containing protein, whose product is MADYKKYNTDGRSSEDRALDKFAEMMIEKINTLQNDWKKPWFTEGSLTWPKNLSGREYNGMNALMLIMHCEKQGYKLPVFCTFDRVAGLNFNKDKQGRRQQVKDNNGEALPQVTILKGEKSFPVFITTFTVVNKETREKIKYDDYRLMSEERRKEYNVYPKLQVYNVFNVAQTNLQEARPELYKKLEAAAGVNRPLNQGDDFSFPAMDKMIKENGWICSIKPVYGDNAYYSISKNEIVIPEKRQFKDGESFYTNLGHEMAHSTGAENHLGRLKPASFGSAEYAREELVAELSAALVAQRFGMTKHLKEDSASYLKNWLDSLKESPEFIKTTLTDVKKASHMINQHIDAMQLKIDQEQSQEAEQKQEKAPTMYYASVAYLQTTDATDRLDKFKNDGNYDALLTKAKEYDQGDAPDLSKINLSPTKYRGDDILIEDEHYAVVYNPTVGGTYDVMRKVSAEEIKDNIIRYGLPEDATDDVKEVAKQMEKEEVVAQEEEPHYHRGR
- a CDS encoding glucosaminidase domain-containing protein, which gives rise to MSRNQEYVEQYASYAMEQMRRYGIPASVTLAQGICESASGQSELSRKGNNHFGIKATSGWVQNGGKYLVYTDDRPNEKFCQYASVGDSYEHHSQFLKGNKRYSSLFKLSPDDYKGWTNGLQNSGYASNKKYASSLQSIIEKNNLQKYDQMVMKEMKAQGKSFGTETNPRQQGEQNSQKTRVSKPAESEKYSYPLKRNEFMLVTSPFGMRKDPLNPANTQMHKGIDIQAKHDYVLATEDKGKVTRVNNNPNTAGGLSVTVEYNRNNGSKYQCTYMHLSSIAVKTGDTVNAGQRLGVTGNTGTRTTGEHLHFGVKSISADGKARDIDPAAYLAEISQKGNIQLQTLHNGKDITAQYKVSNPASQGEVTDTAQSPEDWMKKLLSSEDSGVKMPGDDPVIEMAMTMFTSLMALALQIDNKSEEEKMQTVTDSVVSKSIDLSSLLPSYKACSVNIQDGKPYLHVNNGTVQFTREMTQAEMTKLQQTLGNANLSDEDKRRGVASIIQAATVSQQMSQNYQKGVDNQQDKQESVQIK